One genomic window of Halovivax cerinus includes the following:
- a CDS encoding helicase HerA domain-containing protein, producing MAESIERFPVSEKGYSLPINEVLTGRGFVTGKSGSGKSNTASVVAEELLDRGLGLLIIDTDGEYAALKERYELLQVGGDDQCDREITAEDAPLIADLALEENVPIILDVSGYMDEEVAEDVIHAVVRELFVAEKQHQKPFLLFVEEAHEFIPERGGGDDVHKMLVRIAKRGRKRGLGIVAMSQRPAAVAKDYITQCDWLVWHRLTWENDTKVAGRILGGDASESVQSLDDGEALVMTDWDEKISRVQFRRKKTIDKGSTPTLEDAYGPPSAREDHVTDDGADAPDDPEGSSETADESADPTDDPDVGSGADDGEAGDRERDEGTPQDRSSNWDLSDVDIEPRQPSLQEASETFDEERDSGSEAAERTVEPLDVDPATVQATGTVEGAGQAGTTTDSAQRATPDRSEPVTDDSTGGETASRRRRAALDDPDEYDPLWEVGQFIVYAYGLLADANAVLYGSLRRRYTAVCVRVRQTAFGTYRRGSPGRVERRVGTGLAMGTVVLLYVLLGVAILLGLNQYRTM from the coding sequence ATGGCCGAATCGATCGAGCGGTTCCCCGTCTCGGAGAAGGGCTACTCGCTGCCCATCAACGAGGTCCTGACGGGCCGCGGGTTCGTCACCGGGAAGTCCGGCAGCGGCAAGTCCAACACGGCGAGCGTCGTCGCCGAGGAACTGCTCGATCGGGGGCTCGGACTGCTGATAATCGACACGGACGGCGAGTACGCGGCGCTCAAAGAGCGCTACGAACTGCTCCAGGTCGGTGGCGACGACCAGTGCGACCGCGAGATCACGGCCGAGGACGCGCCGTTGATCGCCGACCTCGCACTGGAGGAGAACGTCCCGATCATCCTCGACGTCTCTGGCTACATGGACGAGGAAGTGGCCGAGGACGTGATCCACGCGGTGGTCAGGGAGCTCTTCGTCGCGGAGAAGCAACACCAGAAGCCGTTCTTGCTGTTCGTCGAGGAGGCCCACGAGTTCATCCCCGAACGGGGCGGTGGCGACGACGTCCACAAGATGCTCGTCCGGATCGCAAAGCGCGGTCGCAAGCGCGGACTCGGCATCGTCGCCATGTCCCAGCGACCGGCGGCGGTCGCGAAGGATTACATCACCCAGTGTGACTGGCTGGTCTGGCACCGCCTCACCTGGGAGAACGACACGAAGGTAGCGGGTCGAATCCTGGGCGGCGACGCCTCGGAGAGCGTCCAGTCGCTGGACGACGGAGAAGCCCTCGTCATGACCGACTGGGACGAGAAGATCTCCCGCGTGCAGTTCCGTCGGAAGAAGACGATCGACAAGGGGTCGACCCCCACGCTCGAGGATGCCTACGGCCCGCCGTCCGCACGCGAAGATCACGTGACTGACGATGGGGCGGATGCACCCGACGACCCGGAGGGGAGCTCCGAGACGGCCGATGAGTCCGCAGATCCGACCGACGATCCCGACGTCGGGTCGGGTGCCGACGACGGTGAGGCCGGCGACCGTGAGCGGGACGAGGGGACGCCGCAGGACCGATCGAGTAACTGGGACCTGAGCGACGTCGATATCGAGCCGCGACAGCCGTCGCTCCAGGAGGCATCGGAGACGTTCGACGAGGAGCGCGACAGTGGATCCGAAGCGGCCGAGCGGACGGTCGAACCGCTGGATGTGGATCCGGCGACCGTCCAGGCGACGGGGACTGTCGAGGGCGCCGGGCAGGCCGGAACGACGACCGACTCAGCCCAGAGAGCGACGCCCGATCGATCGGAACCGGTGACGGACGACTCCACCGGGGGCGAGACCGCCTCCCGGCGTCGACGGGCGGCCCTCGACGACCCGGACGAGTACGATCCGCTCTGGGAGGTCGGTCAGTTCATCGTCTACGCGTACGGACTCCTCGCGGACGCGAACGCCGTCCTCTACGGGTCGTTGCGACGGCGATACACGGCCGTGTGCGTTCGGGTCCGACAGACGGCGTTCGGAACCTATCGACGAGGATCGCCGGGTCGGGTCGAACGACGGGTCGGTACTGGACTCGCGATGGGCACCGTGGTCTTGCTGTACGTGCTCCTCGGGGTCGCGATTCTGCTGGGGTTGAATCAGTACCGAACCATGTGA